A genomic region of Desulfonatronum sp. SC1 contains the following coding sequences:
- a CDS encoding cob(I)yrinic acid a,c-diamide adenosyltransferase: MIVVYTGDGKGKTSAALGQILRALGHDLRVACAQFMKRDDVAGEQRFLASLLGDDFLVGGLGFFRDNQDWTRHREAALTTLDWASAKVAADVVQVLVLDEVLYALGAGVLEQEELQALLDRARERNVHLIMTGRGLPEWLGRQADLITEMLPVKHPFNQGQGALKGIDF, from the coding sequence GTGATCGTGGTGTACACCGGAGACGGCAAGGGCAAGACTTCCGCGGCCTTGGGGCAGATCCTCCGAGCCTTGGGGCACGATTTGCGCGTAGCCTGCGCGCAGTTCATGAAACGGGACGATGTTGCCGGGGAGCAGCGGTTTCTGGCGTCCCTTCTCGGGGACGACTTCCTTGTCGGAGGTCTGGGTTTTTTTCGGGACAACCAGGACTGGACCCGACACCGGGAGGCGGCCCTGACCACCTTGGACTGGGCCTCGGCCAAGGTCGCGGCCGATGTCGTCCAGGTCCTGGTGTTGGACGAGGTCCTGTACGCTCTGGGCGCGGGCGTGCTGGAGCAGGAAGAACTGCAAGCCTTGCTGGACAGGGCACGAGAGCGAAACGTGCATCTGATCATGACCGGACGCGGACTTCCGGAATGGCTCGGACGACAGGCGGACCTGATTACGGAAATGCTCCCCGTCAAACACCCTTTCAACCAGGGGCAAGGGGCGCTCAAAGGCATTGATTTTTGA
- the amrS gene encoding AmmeMemoRadiSam system radical SAM enzyme: MSTSLICSTDEARLWKPLKDAKIQCRLCAHFCVIAENERGRCGVRVNRQGRLYTLVRDTVAALNLDPVEKKPLYHYFPGTKTLSLGTMGCNLSCSFCQNSSLSQPPRRGEAVRGERMQAEVVVDLALRSKAASISYTYSEPTVFFELVENVATRARERGLGNIIVSNGFQSRECLESWGPLIDAANIDLKAFTEGFYKDICGARLQPVLDNLKTIRGLGWWLEVTTLLIPGLNDEPGELRAMADFIYRELGPQTPWHLSRFHPDHTMLDRPPTPPQTLKKAWEVGKEAGLSHVYVGNITGVAGEATECSRCGTPLLLRQGFHVRNIGMDDGACRACGAPVEGQGMKTIPLEATT; encoded by the coding sequence ATGAGTACGTCCCTGATTTGTTCAACGGATGAGGCTCGTCTTTGGAAGCCGCTCAAGGATGCAAAGATCCAGTGCCGACTCTGCGCTCACTTCTGCGTTATCGCCGAGAATGAGCGGGGGCGATGCGGGGTGCGGGTCAATCGGCAGGGTCGGCTGTATACCCTGGTCCGGGACACGGTGGCCGCCTTGAATCTCGATCCGGTGGAGAAGAAGCCGCTGTACCACTATTTTCCCGGCACCAAGACTCTCTCGCTGGGGACCATGGGCTGCAATCTGTCCTGTTCCTTTTGCCAGAATTCCAGCTTGTCCCAACCGCCGCGCCGGGGCGAGGCCGTGCGTGGGGAACGAATGCAAGCGGAAGTCGTGGTGGACCTGGCCCTGCGTTCCAAGGCCGCCAGCATCTCATACACTTATTCCGAACCCACGGTTTTTTTCGAGCTGGTGGAGAACGTCGCCACACGGGCCAGGGAGCGGGGGCTGGGGAACATCATCGTGTCCAACGGGTTTCAAAGCAGGGAATGCCTGGAGTCCTGGGGGCCGTTGATCGACGCGGCGAATATCGATTTGAAGGCGTTCACCGAAGGGTTTTACAAGGACATCTGCGGGGCCAGGCTGCAGCCCGTCCTGGACAATCTGAAAACCATTCGCGGGCTGGGCTGGTGGTTGGAAGTCACCACCTTGCTCATCCCCGGACTGAACGACGAGCCCGGAGAATTGCGGGCCATGGCCGACTTCATTTATCGGGAATTGGGGCCCCAAACGCCCTGGCATCTGTCCCGTTTTCATCCCGACCATACCATGCTCGACCGCCCGCCTACACCGCCACAAACCCTCAAAAAAGCCTGGGAGGTCGGCAAGGAGGCCGGGTTGTCGCATGTCTACGTCGGCAATATCACCGGGGTCGCCGGGGAGGCGACTGAATGTTCCAGGTGCGGGACGCCGTTGCTGCTCCGGCAAGGATTCCACGTGCGAAACATCGGGATGGACGACGGAGCGTGCCGAGCGTGCGGCGCTCCGGTGGAAGGACAAGGCATGAAAACCATACCGTTGGAGGCGACGACGTGA
- a CDS encoding YitT family protein, translating to MTKRVERFTSTIWWNLLLITVGSVIISAAMKGIVVHHAFVPGGVFGVGLLIFYAFPVVSAGILYFFLNIPLFVVGWVNVSRRFFFYSLFAMIVATLTYELIDLDFGIQDQLYAAIAAGGIIGFGAGIVLRSLGSNGGLDVVAVLLNQKYNIGIGKTYFIFNFALFSVSLLVLDIDLIIASLILVFITSVVLESTLGMFNQRKLVLIISDHSQEIADEMINHLKMGATFIRGHGAYSRKDKDIIMAITNNIVLKRLEELVFSKDEHAIFVVENTFNVLGSSFAKRKIY from the coding sequence ATGACGAAGCGGGTTGAGAGATTTACGTCCACTATCTGGTGGAACCTTTTGTTGATTACCGTTGGATCGGTGATCATTTCCGCCGCGATGAAGGGCATCGTGGTGCACCACGCGTTTGTTCCCGGCGGGGTGTTCGGCGTCGGGTTGCTGATCTTTTATGCGTTTCCAGTGGTCTCCGCCGGCATTCTGTACTTTTTTTTGAACATTCCTTTGTTCGTGGTGGGCTGGGTCAATGTCAGTCGGCGATTTTTTTTCTATAGCCTGTTTGCCATGATCGTCGCCACCTTGACCTACGAGCTGATCGATCTGGACTTCGGCATTCAGGACCAGCTTTACGCGGCCATTGCCGCCGGCGGGATCATCGGTTTCGGGGCGGGCATCGTCCTGCGCTCCCTGGGATCCAACGGAGGGCTGGACGTGGTGGCCGTGTTGTTGAACCAGAAGTATAACATCGGCATCGGCAAGACCTACTTTATCTTCAATTTCGCCTTGTTCAGCGTTAGTCTGCTGGTGTTGGACATCGACCTGATCATTGCCTCTCTGATCCTCGTGTTCATCACCTCCGTGGTCCTGGAATCCACCCTGGGCATGTTCAACCAGCGCAAGCTCGTGCTGATCATCTCCGACCACAGCCAGGAGATCGCCGACGAAATGATCAACCACCTGAAGATGGGCGCGACGTTCATCCGCGGACACGGGGCTTACTCCCGGAAGGACAAGGACATCATCATGGCCATCACCAACAACATCGTCTTAAAGCGCCTGGAAGAACTTGTTTTTTCCAAGGACGAGCACGCCATTTTCGTCGTGGAAAACACGTTTAACGTGCTGGGCTCCAGTTTCGCAAAACGCAAGATATATTGA
- a CDS encoding biotin transporter BioY, with translation MPGTTSLHSLHVMVWTALMASLIAVGSFLTIPLGPVPFSMQPLFVMLAGFLLGWPHGMIAALLFVAAGSIGLPVFAGGKSGLAVLFGPTGGYLIGFVLAAGAIGLLTQARKTTQTPGWILGLLAGLAGLTLLYACGLLNLIRVLDIGWHKALTIGFLPFILQDLVKLVMAVATWRIMHGRGLLPR, from the coding sequence ATGCCCGGCACCACATCCTTGCACTCCCTCCACGTCATGGTCTGGACCGCCCTGATGGCCTCCTTGATCGCCGTGGGGTCGTTCCTCACCATCCCTCTGGGGCCGGTGCCCTTTTCCATGCAGCCCCTGTTCGTCATGTTGGCCGGTTTTCTGCTGGGCTGGCCCCATGGAATGATCGCGGCTCTGCTTTTCGTCGCCGCCGGAAGCATCGGCCTGCCCGTGTTCGCCGGGGGCAAGTCCGGCCTGGCCGTGCTTTTCGGCCCCACGGGCGGCTATCTGATCGGCTTCGTCCTGGCCGCCGGGGCCATCGGTCTGCTCACTCAGGCACGAAAAACCACTCAGACACCCGGTTGGATCCTCGGTCTGCTGGCCGGGTTGGCAGGCTTGACCCTGCTCTACGCCTGCGGACTGCTCAACCTGATCCGCGTCCTGGACATCGGCTGGCACAAAGCCCTGACCATCGGCTTCCTGCCGTTCATCCTCCAGGATCTGGTCAAGCTGGTCATGGCCGTGGCCACATGGCGGATCATGCACGGACGGGGATTGCTGCCGCGGTGA
- a CDS encoding rhodanese-like domain-containing protein — protein MHLNRNHTANHFKALAVSLFLLITACPDLAAEETSPLFTQAQRIADRDGYALITTLELRRLMDEKPNVLLVDVRFAYEFVSGHMPEAVSLPVDLRDRGDLSPERREAMLDTFGPDKDRPVVVYCRDFRULLSEIAAAWAVRLGYTNVIRYPAGYIAWREHYPDLQVCETRAHRLQPGQYFPPCVLTAADRSQDFAYLGLEQESAHFLLADVPAEFVLLKYYGENCYQCVQEVDQYNRLFTMLRDDPELGPRLKMIGIGVGDTQRSVLRFKRAHHVPYPLLPDERQVMFESVGAGEIPLTYLVKILPDARVQVVLYHEGGMEDVGGLFELIKNAVTE, from the coding sequence ATGCACCTGAATCGAAACCACACCGCCAACCATTTCAAGGCCCTGGCCGTCTCTCTGTTTTTGCTCATTACCGCCTGCCCGGACTTGGCCGCCGAAGAAACCTCGCCATTGTTCACCCAGGCCCAGCGCATCGCGGATCGGGACGGATACGCCCTGATCACCACACTGGAGCTACGCCGACTGATGGATGAAAAGCCCAACGTGCTGCTGGTGGACGTGCGCTTTGCCTATGAGTTCGTTTCCGGCCATATGCCCGAGGCCGTAAGCCTGCCCGTGGATCTGCGTGATCGAGGCGACCTGTCCCCGGAGCGCCGGGAAGCCATGCTGGACACCTTCGGGCCGGACAAGGACCGCCCCGTCGTGGTCTACTGCCGCGACTTTCGCTGACTGCTCAGCGAGATCGCCGCGGCCTGGGCCGTGCGCCTGGGATATACCAACGTCATCCGTTATCCCGCTGGGTATATTGCCTGGCGCGAGCACTACCCAGATCTTCAAGTATGCGAGACCCGCGCCCATCGCCTCCAGCCGGGTCAATACTTCCCGCCCTGCGTACTCACCGCCGCGGACAGGAGCCAGGACTTCGCCTACCTGGGTCTGGAGCAGGAATCGGCACATTTCTTACTGGCCGACGTGCCCGCGGAGTTCGTCCTGCTCAAGTATTACGGCGAGAACTGCTACCAGTGCGTCCAGGAGGTGGACCAGTACAACCGCCTGTTCACCATGCTCCGCGACGACCCCGAACTCGGGCCGCGCCTGAAAATGATCGGCATCGGCGTGGGAGACACCCAGCGCAGCGTACTGCGCTTCAAACGCGCGCACCACGTTCCCTATCCGCTGCTGCCCGACGAGCGCCAAGTCATGTTCGAATCCGTGGGCGCCGGGGAAATTCCGCTGACTTATCTGGTCAAAATCCTGCCCGATGCACGGGTTCAGGTGGTGCTGTATCATGAGGGAGGGATGGAGGACGTGGGTGGATTGTTTGAACTGATCAAGAATGCCGTGACGGAGTAG
- the purM gene encoding phosphoribosylformylglycinamidine cyclo-ligase, producing the protein MMPHRSRAYQQAGVDIQAGNRLVDRIKKAISTTHTKGVISDIGGFGGLFKPDMNQFNEPVLVAATDGVGTKLKLAFAFQRHDTIGIDLVAMNVNDILVQGAKPLFFLDYFATGKLDLDQAEQVVTGIAVGCKEAGCALLGGETAEMPDLYSPGEYDLAGFCVGIVEDTRIIDGSRSSPGDQLIGLASSGFHANGYSLVRKVLAESKLQGQDTFPGTQNSVADVLLSPTKIYVKPVLNLLRDLPIKGMVHITGGGFYDNIPRIIPNQLLASIQFGSWPVPQEFLWIKQAGRLSWEEMHQIFNVGIGFLLVVDRQHAEEIISRLNAQNQEAFLIGELLERKGKDEEQVRIVF; encoded by the coding sequence ATGATGCCTCATCGCTCTCGGGCCTATCAACAGGCCGGCGTTGACATCCAGGCAGGCAATCGGCTTGTCGATCGGATCAAAAAAGCCATTTCGACCACCCACACCAAGGGGGTCATTTCGGACATCGGCGGGTTCGGAGGCCTTTTCAAGCCGGACATGAACCAGTTCAACGAGCCCGTGCTGGTCGCGGCCACGGACGGTGTGGGCACCAAGCTGAAGCTGGCCTTTGCCTTTCAGCGCCACGACACCATAGGTATCGACCTGGTGGCCATGAATGTCAACGACATCCTCGTCCAGGGTGCCAAGCCGCTCTTCTTCCTGGACTATTTCGCCACGGGCAAGCTGGATCTGGACCAGGCCGAACAAGTCGTGACCGGCATCGCCGTCGGCTGCAAGGAGGCCGGATGCGCCCTGTTGGGCGGGGAAACCGCCGAGATGCCGGACTTGTATTCTCCTGGAGAGTATGATCTGGCCGGTTTTTGCGTCGGCATCGTCGAAGACACCAGGATCATCGACGGCTCACGTTCCAGCCCCGGAGACCAACTCATCGGGCTGGCCTCCTCGGGATTCCACGCCAACGGCTACTCCCTGGTGCGCAAAGTACTCGCCGAATCCAAGCTGCAAGGCCAGGACACCTTCCCCGGAACCCAGAATTCCGTGGCCGACGTCCTGCTCAGCCCCACCAAAATCTACGTCAAGCCGGTACTGAACCTGCTGCGCGACCTGCCCATCAAAGGCATGGTCCACATCACCGGCGGCGGCTTTTATGACAACATTCCCCGGATCATCCCCAACCAGTTGCTGGCCTCGATCCAGTTCGGCTCCTGGCCCGTGCCCCAGGAATTTCTATGGATCAAGCAGGCCGGTCGGCTTTCCTGGGAGGAAATGCACCAAATTTTCAACGTGGGCATCGGCTTCCTGCTCGTAGTGGACAGACAGCACGCCGAAGAGATCATTTCCCGGCTCAACGCCCAGAATCAGGAAGCCTTCCTGATCGGTGAACTCCTAGAGCGCAAGGGCAAGGACGAGGAACAGGTGCGGATCGTCTTCTGA
- a CDS encoding radical SAM protein — protein sequence MNKHVDVAPRMVFADRHGRIFDHPSLGMVCRNGWEFRRPEPEELIPLPKECELFLLPGRRALGWDSDRGRIEAGDWTAVAAFVSPGYTLSAVCAYETDPGAPVLPLFAYGAVGYARGRFWVCATRVDEDPRQRFEGISPKRIQAGARQWLKTFPDNRLVRHLADCALVSSCPAARNLALGRYEAPLPTSRSCNARCVGCLSLQPSDSGFPSTQNRIRFRPSSREIVEIMDHHGQCEPRAIFSFGQGCEGEPLTEAELIARAVHDFRASGGQGTVNVNTNAGLPETIPDLARAGMSSIRVSLNSAREAVYARYHRPQGYAFGDVRESIRKAKQGGLFVSLNYLFFPGISDRPADVVALTELVKAEQVDFIQLRNMNLDPELYLGLYRNASEERETGMGLQSMIRELRRQAPWIRFGYFNPYLE from the coding sequence ATGAACAAGCACGTCGACGTCGCCCCTCGCATGGTTTTCGCGGACCGACACGGACGGATCTTCGATCATCCCTCGCTGGGCATGGTGTGTCGGAACGGTTGGGAATTTCGTCGTCCGGAGCCCGAGGAACTGATCCCGCTACCAAAGGAATGCGAGTTGTTTTTGCTCCCTGGTCGGCGTGCCCTGGGCTGGGACTCGGACCGAGGGCGGATCGAGGCAGGGGATTGGACCGCGGTGGCGGCCTTCGTCAGTCCGGGATATACATTGAGCGCGGTTTGCGCCTATGAGACGGATCCCGGCGCACCGGTCCTGCCGCTGTTCGCCTACGGCGCGGTGGGGTATGCCCGGGGGCGATTTTGGGTCTGCGCGACCCGGGTGGATGAAGACCCGCGACAACGATTCGAGGGTATCTCCCCGAAGCGGATCCAGGCCGGGGCTAGGCAATGGTTGAAGACGTTTCCCGATAATCGGCTTGTTCGACATCTGGCCGACTGTGCTCTTGTCTCATCCTGCCCGGCGGCCCGGAATCTGGCCTTGGGCCGGTACGAAGCGCCATTGCCCACGTCGCGCTCCTGCAACGCCCGTTGCGTGGGCTGTCTGTCCCTGCAGCCGTCGGATTCCGGCTTTCCCTCCACGCAGAATCGAATCCGGTTTCGTCCTTCGTCCCGCGAAATCGTGGAAATCATGGATCATCATGGGCAATGTGAACCCAGGGCCATCTTTTCCTTCGGCCAAGGGTGCGAGGGCGAGCCCTTGACCGAGGCGGAGTTGATCGCTCGGGCGGTGCATGATTTTCGGGCGTCCGGCGGCCAAGGGACCGTGAACGTGAACACCAACGCCGGCCTGCCGGAGACGATTCCGGATTTGGCCCGGGCCGGGATGTCCTCGATTCGGGTCAGCCTGAACAGCGCTCGGGAAGCGGTGTATGCGCGATACCATCGTCCCCAGGGCTACGCTTTTGGTGACGTGCGGGAAAGCATCCGCAAGGCCAAGCAAGGTGGGTTGTTCGTGTCCCTGAATTACCTGTTTTTTCCGGGAATCAGCGACAGACCCGCAGACGTCGTGGCCCTGACCGAACTGGTCAAGGCCGAACAGGTGGATTTCATCCAGCTTAGGAACATGAACCTCGATCCGGAATTGTATCTGGGTCTGTACCGGAACGCCAGCGAAGAGCGGGAGACCGGAATGGGCTTGCAATCGATGATCCGGGAACTGCGCCGTCAGGCTCCGTGGATTCGCTTCGGCTACTTCAATCCGTATCTGGAGTGA
- a CDS encoding energy-coupling factor ABC transporter ATP-binding protein, which translates to MADHARTGIAAAVISAASVHFAYATSAPILRDIGFKLDKGRILGLAGPNGAGKSTLLALLAGLLTPSSGTLRVAGVNALQDGDAVRRKTALVLQEADLTIIGTTIDEDICLGLPPERRDEALDLAVRLRLPDPETPVHTLSHGQKRKLCLATALLRQPELLLLDEPFAGLDYPGIREIRAMLQANQDNGLTQIIACHDLEPLADLADLWLVLSAGRQAAFGPAREVFPLLESLDVRPPCSWRTGMGILPWDDRHEPSSTTIPLT; encoded by the coding sequence ATGGCGGATCATGCACGGACGGGGATTGCTGCCGCGGTGATCAGCGCCGCTTCGGTCCACTTTGCCTATGCGACCTCCGCCCCCATCCTCCGCGACATAGGCTTCAAACTGGACAAGGGACGAATCCTCGGCCTCGCCGGTCCCAACGGAGCGGGCAAATCGACGCTGCTCGCACTGTTGGCCGGGTTGCTGACGCCGTCCTCCGGTACCCTCCGGGTCGCTGGAGTGAACGCGCTTCAGGACGGCGATGCGGTTCGGCGCAAAACCGCCCTGGTGCTCCAGGAGGCGGATCTGACCATTATTGGCACCACCATCGACGAGGACATCTGCCTGGGACTGCCGCCCGAGCGACGCGACGAAGCCCTGGATCTGGCCGTCCGCCTGCGCCTGCCCGATCCGGAAACCCCGGTCCACACCCTGTCCCACGGCCAGAAGCGAAAACTCTGCCTGGCCACGGCCCTGTTGCGCCAGCCGGAACTACTGCTCCTGGACGAACCCTTTGCCGGACTGGATTATCCGGGCATTCGGGAAATCCGGGCCATGCTCCAGGCCAACCAGGACAACGGCCTGACCCAGATCATCGCCTGCCACGATCTAGAGCCTCTGGCCGATCTGGCCGACCTATGGCTGGTCCTGTCCGCTGGTCGCCAGGCGGCCTTCGGCCCTGCACGAGAGGTCTTTCCCCTTCTGGAATCCCTGGACGTGCGCCCCCCCTGCTCCTGGCGGACCGGGATGGGCATCCTGCCCTGGGACGACCGCCACGAACCATCTTCCACCACGATCCCACTCACCTGA
- a CDS encoding HAD-IA family hydrolase, with product MTGTQPKAAIFDLGGVLTSTDHLHAKAWEQILNPFLENVAEKEGSPFRPFDPQGDYRNHLERRPAFEGALSFFKSRNIEPPYGRSDDSVELQTIHGLCRRKNDLFLELLNTHGPKIIDSSVELLQSLKKDGFQIGITSSSLNCDCILKLAGLEGLYDVRMDDEMLREQGLREKPHPDMLLAAAKAMGRYPGECLVVDDALAGVQAGRAGNFGMIIGLARNGEGEMLRQFGADMVLGDLSETCPEDILAWFEHELPGDGWKLGYVGLDRGDEKLRETLTTVGNGYIGTRGCFEGERASFYHYPGTYMAGIFNRVPSMVHGKEIFNNDFVNCPNWLPVEFKIGNGKFLSPLQMELLSYKQELDLRRGVLQRTMICRDVHGLITRIRSERLASMAEPHLCALRYELTPINYSAPITMRVSLDGNVENANVPRYSQLTSKHLELMHSGRTAAGVCLRVKTSSSGYQIHMEAHNRLLEENKPLSPEREVFKSDAEIGEELRFHAYENRTYALEKIVAVYTSLDGVQDLGSAASSLAGKQASFAKILSAHERAWAALWDKADIRIQGDRFVQRTTRLHIYHLLTTASPHNRRLYTGMPARGLHGEAYRGHIFWDEIYILPFFDLHFPEISRSLLLYRYHRLDGAREYASQYGYKGAMYPWQTADGGDEETQEIHYNPAGKTWDPDLSRRQRHVSIAIFANVWRYVNWSKDERFLRDYGAEMLLEIARFWADIARFDPETDRYHIEGVMGPDEFHEKLPGSEEPGIKDNAYTNVMVVWLLERALELVERLPSATMKKLRDRIGFDPSETEKWRDMIHKLNVLLSPEGIIHQFDGYMDLKELDWDAYRRRYYDIHRMDRILKAEGDSPDNYKLAKQADVLMMYYLLDPDEVAHILRELGHEIDDPLELLQKNYDFYEPRTSHGSTLSKVVHAVVSYFIHSDAGTWRWFVEAMKSDVYDTQGGTTKEGIHTGVMAATLDIILRCFAGLQLTGEHPVIQPRLPEHWQKLSFRFQLQRTWYDVELEHGRARLSITGREGEERTIALDDKTFHLLPGRCTEADFPDDPMPMDWRIEV from the coding sequence ATGACCGGAACACAACCCAAGGCGGCCATCTTCGATCTGGGCGGCGTTTTGACCAGCACCGACCATCTGCACGCCAAGGCTTGGGAACAGATCCTCAATCCGTTCCTGGAAAACGTCGCCGAAAAGGAAGGCAGCCCGTTCCGGCCCTTTGATCCGCAAGGCGACTACCGCAACCACCTGGAACGCCGCCCGGCCTTTGAAGGCGCGCTGAGTTTTTTCAAATCTCGGAACATCGAACCGCCTTATGGCCGGTCGGACGACTCGGTCGAGCTCCAGACCATCCACGGCTTGTGTCGTCGAAAAAACGACCTTTTCCTGGAACTGCTCAACACTCATGGCCCAAAAATTATCGATTCATCGGTTGAGTTGCTGCAATCCCTCAAAAAGGATGGCTTTCAAATCGGCATCACCTCCTCCAGCCTGAACTGCGACTGTATTCTGAAGCTTGCCGGCCTGGAAGGCCTGTACGACGTGCGCATGGATGACGAGATGCTCCGCGAACAAGGCCTCCGGGAAAAACCCCATCCGGACATGCTCCTGGCCGCGGCCAAGGCCATGGGCCGGTACCCCGGGGAATGCCTGGTGGTGGACGACGCCCTGGCCGGGGTCCAGGCCGGACGAGCCGGCAACTTCGGAATGATCATCGGCTTGGCGCGCAACGGCGAAGGAGAAATGCTGCGCCAGTTCGGCGCGGACATGGTTCTGGGCGACTTGTCGGAAACCTGCCCCGAGGACATCCTGGCCTGGTTCGAGCACGAACTGCCTGGGGACGGCTGGAAGCTCGGCTATGTCGGCCTGGATCGCGGTGACGAGAAACTTCGCGAAACCCTGACCACCGTGGGCAACGGGTATATCGGCACGAGAGGATGCTTCGAGGGCGAACGGGCCTCCTTCTACCACTACCCCGGAACCTACATGGCGGGCATCTTCAACCGCGTCCCGAGCATGGTTCACGGCAAGGAAATCTTCAACAACGATTTCGTGAACTGCCCGAACTGGCTGCCGGTGGAATTCAAGATCGGCAACGGCAAATTCCTGAGCCCGCTGCAAATGGAACTGCTCAGCTACAAACAGGAGCTGGACCTGCGCCGCGGCGTGCTGCAGCGGACCATGATCTGCCGGGACGTCCACGGCCTGATCACCCGGATCCGCTCCGAGCGTCTGGCCAGCATGGCCGAGCCCCATCTTTGCGCGCTACGCTACGAGCTGACGCCCATCAACTACTCCGCGCCCATCACCATGCGGGTCAGCCTGGACGGGAACGTGGAAAACGCCAACGTGCCCCGGTACTCCCAACTGACCTCCAAGCACCTGGAACTGATGCACTCCGGCCGGACAGCCGCCGGGGTCTGCCTGCGGGTCAAGACCAGCAGCTCCGGCTACCAGATCCACATGGAGGCCCACAACCGACTGCTGGAGGAAAACAAGCCCCTGTCCCCGGAACGCGAGGTTTTCAAGAGCGACGCGGAAATCGGGGAGGAACTGCGCTTCCATGCTTACGAGAACCGGACCTACGCTCTGGAAAAAATCGTCGCGGTGTACACCTCCCTGGACGGGGTCCAGGATCTGGGCAGCGCGGCTTCCAGCCTGGCCGGAAAACAGGCTTCCTTTGCCAAGATTCTCAGCGCTCACGAACGGGCCTGGGCCGCGTTGTGGGACAAGGCGGACATCCGCATCCAGGGCGACCGCTTCGTCCAGCGCACCACCCGTCTGCACATCTACCACCTCCTGACCACGGCCTCGCCGCACAACCGTCGGCTCTATACCGGGATGCCCGCCCGAGGACTGCACGGCGAGGCCTATCGCGGTCATATTTTCTGGGACGAGATATACATCCTGCCGTTTTTCGATCTCCATTTTCCGGAAATATCCCGTTCCCTGCTGCTCTACCGCTACCACCGCCTGGACGGAGCCCGGGAGTACGCCAGCCAGTACGGCTACAAGGGGGCCATGTACCCCTGGCAGACCGCGGACGGCGGCGACGAGGAGACCCAGGAAATTCACTACAATCCCGCCGGCAAGACCTGGGACCCGGATCTTAGCCGCAGACAGCGCCACGTTTCCATCGCCATCTTCGCCAATGTCTGGCGCTACGTAAACTGGTCCAAGGACGAGCGGTTCCTGCGGGACTACGGCGCGGAAATGCTTCTGGAAATCGCCCGGTTTTGGGCGGACATCGCCCGGTTCGACCCTGAGACGGACCGCTACCACATTGAGGGTGTAATGGGACCGGATGAGTTCCATGAAAAGCTGCCCGGCTCCGAAGAGCCCGGCATCAAGGACAACGCCTACACCAACGTCATGGTGGTCTGGCTCCTGGAACGAGCCCTGGAACTGGTGGAGCGCCTGCCCTCCGCGACCATGAAGAAGCTGCGCGACAGGATCGGCTTTGACCCCTCGGAGACGGAGAAGTGGCGGGACATGATCCACAAGCTGAACGTGCTGCTGTCACCTGAAGGCATCATCCATCAGTTTGACGGGTATATGGATCTGAAAGAGCTGGACTGGGATGCCTACCGCCGCCGCTACTATGACATTCATCGCATGGACCGCATCCTCAAGGCAGAGGGGGACAGCCCGGACAACTACAAACTGGCCAAGCAGGCCGACGTGCTGATGATGTACTACCTGCTGGACCCCGACGAAGTGGCTCACATTCTGCGCGAACTGGGGCACGAGATCGACGACCCCCTGGAACTGCTCCAGAAAAATTACGATTTCTACGAGCCGCGCACCAGCCACGGTTCCACCCTGAGCAAAGTGGTCCACGCCGTGGTTTCCTACTTCATCCACTCCGACGCCGGAACGTGGCGCTGGTTCGTGGAAGCCATGAAAAGCGACGTCTACGACACCCAGGGCGGGACCACCAAGGAGGGCATTCATACCGGAGTAATGGCCGCCACTCTGGACATCATCCTGCGTTGCTTCGCCGGGCTACAGCTGACGGGAGAACACCCCGTGATCCAGCCCCGGCTGCCTGAACACTGGCAAAAGCTGTCCTTCCGCTTCCAACTCCAGCGGACCTGGTACGACGTGGAACTGGAGCACGGCCGGGCCAGGCTGTCCATCACCGGCCGCGAGGGCGAAGAACGGACCATCGCTCTGGACGATAAGACCTTCCACCTGCTGCCGGGCCGATGCACCGAAGCCGATTTTCCGGACGATCCCATGCCCATGGATTGGAGGATCGAAGTATGA